In a single window of the Candidatus Nanosynbacter featherlites genome:
- the hisS gene encoding histidine--tRNA ligase: MSSLSTQSYKGSRDYFPEEKRLQNYIFNVWRKTVESFGYEEYGAPLLEPMDIYLAKSGQELAGEQTYAFEDRGGRKVTIRPEMTPSISRMVAARRHEFAVPARLYSIANFMRYERPQRGREREFWQLNADLFGVDGPMADAEIIEMSYRSVLNFGARPDMFTVRVNNRQLVNQLLGQFLGLDVIGANMMTKLLDKKNKIPPETFKQQAIEIFGAEGSREGLPKLAQMISMKSVDDLPAELSDSPSVQQIRTVMDLLRQKGVTNAVFDVTLMRGLDYYTGTVFEFFDNAPENNRAMFGGGRYDGLVGLFGVEPMATVGVGMGATTMQVFLEVHGLLPELATHTDVYIIPISPEVMSGADALARKLRSEGVFAELDITGRKIDKQLKAALKKQVPFAVFVGSEELESETYTVKNLVESTEQKVNFTRMISVVTDHRYDGDEDALFEA; this comes from the coding sequence ATGAGCAGTTTATCAACACAAAGTTACAAAGGTTCGCGAGACTATTTCCCAGAGGAAAAACGTCTGCAAAATTATATTTTTAACGTTTGGCGCAAAACCGTCGAAAGTTTTGGTTACGAAGAATACGGCGCTCCGTTACTGGAGCCCATGGATATCTATCTGGCAAAGTCAGGTCAAGAATTGGCAGGTGAGCAAACCTACGCTTTTGAAGATCGTGGTGGACGCAAGGTGACTATTCGCCCAGAGATGACGCCGTCAATTTCCCGCATGGTGGCGGCTAGGCGGCACGAGTTTGCGGTGCCAGCCCGCCTGTATTCGATCGCAAATTTCATGCGCTACGAACGCCCACAACGCGGGCGAGAGCGTGAGTTTTGGCAGCTAAACGCCGACCTGTTTGGTGTGGACGGCCCCATGGCCGATGCCGAAATCATCGAGATGAGTTACCGCTCAGTGCTGAACTTTGGCGCGCGCCCCGACATGTTTACAGTGCGAGTAAATAACCGCCAATTGGTCAATCAACTCCTTGGTCAATTTTTGGGGCTGGATGTCATCGGTGCAAATATGATGACAAAGTTGCTCGATAAGAAAAATAAGATTCCGCCGGAGACCTTCAAGCAGCAAGCCATTGAAATTTTTGGTGCTGAGGGCTCGCGTGAGGGATTGCCGAAACTGGCTCAGATGATCAGTATGAAGAGTGTTGATGATTTACCAGCTGAGCTGAGCGATAGCCCAAGCGTCCAGCAGATACGCACCGTCATGGATCTGTTGCGACAAAAAGGCGTGACCAATGCGGTGTTTGACGTGACATTGATGAGAGGGTTGGACTACTATACTGGCACGGTTTTTGAGTTCTTTGACAATGCGCCAGAAAACAATCGCGCTATGTTTGGCGGTGGTCGGTACGATGGGCTTGTCGGATTGTTTGGCGTTGAGCCAATGGCGACAGTTGGTGTCGGTATGGGTGCAACGACCATGCAGGTGTTTTTGGAAGTCCACGGTTTACTACCAGAGCTGGCCACGCACACCGATGTGTATATCATCCCGATCAGCCCAGAGGTCATGAGTGGTGCAGATGCACTTGCCAGGAAATTGCGATCCGAGGGGGTGTTTGCTGAACTCGACATCACGGGTCGCAAGATTGACAAGCAGCTAAAAGCTGCCCTGAAAAAGCAAGTGCCGTTTGCGGTGTTCGTCGGGTCAGAAGAATTAGAATCAGAAACGTACACCGTGAAAAACTTGGTTGAATCAACTGAACAAAAAGTCAATTTCACTCGCATGATTAGCGTGGTGACTGATCACCGATATGACGGCGACGAAGACGCGTTATTTGAGGCTTAG
- a CDS encoding tyrosine-type recombinase/integrase: MHIRQQVYLVGHESKIGSLKTRTSARDLPLLLSIKQELQAEYERWLYPDGDELLYLTKKDNPIDGRSFIKTFKDAARKVGLKEITLHEIRHSVATMLKEANVSAKDAQVILEHSSITTTLQIYTHSTETEKSNALLAVTDKIYNKHNDNDQAKNILIDDKGV; this comes from the coding sequence ATACATATCAGGCAGCAAGTTTATCTCGTAGGACATGAGTCAAAAATCGGCTCACTCAAAACAAGGACAAGTGCTCGCGATCTGCCACTTCTGCTGAGTATAAAACAGGAGCTGCAAGCAGAATATGAACGATGGCTCTATCCAGATGGCGACGAACTTCTCTACCTTACTAAAAAAGACAACCCGATAGACGGTAGAAGCTTTATCAAAACATTTAAAGATGCTGCTCGAAAAGTGGGATTAAAAGAGATAACGCTTCATGAGATTCGCCACAGCGTTGCTACAATGCTCAAAGAAGCTAACGTCTCGGCAAAAGACGCACAAGTTATCCTTGAGCATTCTTCAATAACAACAACCTTGCAAATCTATACTCACTCAACCGAAACAGAAAAATCAAATGCACTTCTCGCTGTAACCGATAAAATTTACAATAAACATAACGACAACGATCAAGCAAAAAACATCCTTATAGACGATAAAGGAGTCTAA
- the tig gene encoding trigger factor — translation MKTTVKKLSDTKVELTISLGSEELSAAEQVALTKMASDLKVPGFRKGKVPVSVAAKHVNPAALQEQTLDNALSKAVAEAFMAEKIQALDRPAVDVKKFVPGQELEFTAEVEIIPPVKLGNYKKLKAKRQAVKVEDNEVEEIITRMRENFTEKTEVKRAAKEGDEAVIDFTGKKDDVPFDGGAAKDFALKLGSGQFIPGFEEGVVGHKAGETFDLKLTFPKDYHAKELAGADVVFTVTLHKVNELSLPEVNDEFAAKCGPFTSIDEFKADIKREITNQKEREADEKLKDDLVGELAEASKVALPELLIDDQIRSIEQDLMQNLMYRGLTLDSYLQTQKFKDKDDWRAKEARPAAEKRVKAGLVLAELSKELGVEVSHEELSTQIEAMKQQYGKDPKIAERFSDPNVHRDIANRMITDKTVEKLIELNK, via the coding sequence ATGAAGACGACTGTAAAGAAACTATCAGATACTAAAGTAGAATTGACCATTTCACTTGGCAGCGAAGAATTGTCGGCTGCTGAACAAGTAGCTCTCACTAAAATGGCGAGTGACTTGAAAGTGCCAGGCTTCCGCAAGGGCAAAGTTCCTGTCAGTGTTGCTGCAAAACACGTTAATCCAGCAGCGTTGCAAGAGCAGACGTTGGACAACGCCCTGAGCAAGGCGGTGGCTGAAGCTTTCATGGCAGAAAAAATCCAAGCTTTGGACCGTCCAGCTGTTGATGTGAAGAAGTTTGTGCCAGGTCAGGAATTGGAGTTTACTGCAGAAGTAGAAATCATTCCACCGGTAAAATTGGGCAATTACAAGAAATTGAAGGCCAAGCGGCAAGCCGTCAAAGTTGAGGACAACGAAGTAGAAGAAATCATCACTCGGATGCGTGAAAACTTTACTGAGAAAACAGAAGTTAAGCGCGCTGCCAAAGAGGGCGATGAAGCGGTCATCGACTTTACTGGCAAAAAAGATGATGTGCCGTTTGATGGCGGCGCAGCAAAAGACTTTGCACTGAAACTTGGCTCTGGCCAATTTATCCCTGGCTTTGAAGAGGGTGTGGTTGGTCACAAGGCTGGCGAAACATTTGATCTGAAATTGACGTTCCCGAAAGATTACCACGCCAAGGAGTTGGCTGGTGCCGACGTCGTCTTTACGGTGACCTTGCACAAGGTCAATGAATTGTCATTGCCTGAAGTGAACGATGAATTTGCTGCCAAATGTGGTCCGTTTACTTCAATAGACGAGTTTAAGGCTGATATCAAACGTGAAATCACCAATCAGAAAGAGCGTGAAGCTGACGAGAAGTTGAAAGATGATTTGGTGGGAGAATTGGCGGAAGCTTCTAAGGTGGCATTGCCTGAGCTGTTGATTGACGATCAGATTCGGTCAATTGAGCAAGATTTGATGCAGAACTTGATGTACCGTGGATTGACACTGGACAGCTACCTACAGACACAAAAGTTTAAGGACAAGGATGATTGGCGAGCCAAAGAAGCCCGTCCTGCTGCCGAAAAGCGTGTCAAGGCTGGTTTGGTGCTGGCAGAGTTGTCCAAAGAGCTGGGCGTAGAAGTTTCTCACGAAGAACTATCCACGCAAATTGAGGCCATGAAACAGCAGTATGGCAAAGATCCAAAAATAGCTGAACGCTTCAGTGACCCAAATGTTCACCGTGACATTGCAAACCGCATGATCACCGACAAGACCGTCGAAAAGCTGATAGAACTGAACAAATAG
- a CDS encoding LamG-like jellyroll fold domain-containing protein — MKFSKTSIWVVAALSLLSLGSVLVLHLAGFRFFTIATPSMGETAPVGTLVVTKPQQSYNKDDIITFYRSGSVYTHRLTKINDDHSYTTKGDLNAVEDSLPVANRDVIGKAVVIAPVWGWVWRAAPILLIGWIIVYLLSCIKRLRERWRWPVRIIGGTLVVILATLILNPWLRADMLSIATHQKNDVRLHIVNTGIFPIRDDDSNRVHTGQTAIVRATETDAQGHYIYVPRPSLGPTGVVFALLWCLLPLFIALLVKLPPPEEEITGLQLVHERHRNMALLAIIILFEVVLLTVQLSSLAGFTATIQNSTNHVQARAYFKCSEATWSRSQIRPNPQPYFAWALNSDYAANPVVSDLSGNGNNGKPSPSDGSPSRASVSNTGCVRDDRRISVFNGVNACLTHGTSADQKVNPAPNTFSLEVWFSTTRKSNGRLMGFSSLYEGDYNGGGQSDRHIYIDKDGRVVFGVYSGSIRLVTSQAGVNYADGRWHHVVATMSPNGAALYLDGAKVDTNPSMTAGENVPNGGYWKVGCGKLTYWKNADGSDYQGPKYFTGSMQYSSVYTTALTEQQARDHYLAGAS, encoded by the coding sequence ATGAAATTTAGTAAGACCAGCATTTGGGTAGTCGCAGCACTGAGCCTACTGAGTTTGGGCTCAGTGCTCGTACTACACCTGGCTGGTTTTCGCTTTTTTACCATCGCAACACCAAGCATGGGCGAAACCGCTCCAGTCGGAACACTAGTCGTCACTAAGCCGCAGCAATCTTACAACAAAGATGACATCATCACATTTTATCGTAGCGGCAGCGTCTACACTCACCGCCTAACTAAGATCAATGACGACCACAGCTACACCACTAAAGGTGACCTCAATGCCGTAGAAGATTCTCTGCCGGTGGCTAACCGAGATGTGATTGGCAAGGCGGTGGTGATTGCGCCTGTGTGGGGCTGGGTCTGGCGGGCCGCGCCGATTTTACTAATTGGCTGGATCATCGTCTATTTGCTTTCGTGCATCAAACGGCTACGCGAGCGCTGGCGTTGGCCAGTTCGCATCATTGGCGGGACATTGGTGGTTATTTTGGCGACGCTGATCCTCAACCCATGGCTTCGTGCTGACATGCTCAGCATCGCTACACACCAGAAAAATGACGTGCGACTTCACATTGTCAACACGGGCATTTTCCCCATTCGTGATGATGACAGCAACCGTGTTCACACTGGTCAGACTGCCATCGTTCGCGCCACCGAAACTGACGCGCAGGGGCATTATATTTACGTGCCACGACCGTCCCTTGGGCCAACGGGCGTGGTGTTTGCGCTGTTGTGGTGTCTGTTGCCGCTCTTCATAGCGCTATTGGTAAAATTGCCGCCACCAGAAGAAGAAATTACTGGTCTACAACTCGTTCATGAGCGACATCGTAACATGGCGTTACTTGCCATTATTATTCTATTTGAAGTGGTACTATTGACCGTACAATTGTCTTCCCTGGCAGGATTTACCGCGACCATACAAAATAGCACCAACCACGTTCAAGCTCGCGCCTACTTTAAGTGCTCCGAAGCCACCTGGAGCCGTTCACAGATCCGTCCAAATCCTCAGCCGTATTTTGCTTGGGCGCTCAATAGCGACTATGCCGCCAACCCTGTTGTGAGCGATCTCTCCGGCAATGGCAACAACGGCAAACCTTCGCCGAGCGATGGATCACCCAGCCGTGCCAGCGTATCAAACACCGGTTGTGTGCGTGACGACCGCCGTATTTCAGTGTTCAACGGAGTGAATGCCTGCTTGACTCACGGAACGTCAGCAGACCAAAAGGTCAACCCAGCCCCAAACACCTTCAGCCTGGAAGTCTGGTTTAGTACTACCAGGAAAAGTAATGGACGGCTGATGGGTTTTAGCTCACTGTATGAAGGTGATTATAACGGTGGCGGACAAAGTGATCGCCATATTTACATTGATAAAGATGGGCGCGTTGTGTTCGGTGTTTACAGTGGCAGCATCAGGCTCGTCACTTCACAAGCTGGCGTAAACTATGCTGATGGTCGCTGGCATCACGTCGTTGCTACTATGTCGCCAAATGGCGCGGCACTATATCTTGACGGTGCTAAAGTAGATACCAATCCATCCATGACTGCCGGCGAAAATGTACCTAATGGTGGCTATTGGAAAGTTGGCTGCGGCAAATTGACGTATTGGAAAAACGCTGACGGCAGTGACTACCAGGGTCCTAAATATTTTACCGGCAGCATGCAGTACAGCTCAGTCTATACAACCGCCCTCACCGAACAACAGGCTCGTGACCACTACTTGGCAGGTGCGTCATAA
- a CDS encoding TrmH family RNA methyltransferase, producing the protein MQDTRNVIDKFKGRSEAEIVKELDAEDHGLVIALENTERDFNMGTIVRSANAFGVRQVYVIGRRQWNKRGAMMTDKYLHVQYVSSTAEFVELMRAEGRAIIAIDNIPGSVNMAETSLPRRAVLVFGQEGPGISEEMAQAADKIIAIEQFGSTRSINVGAAATVAMYCWLQQNVLGIIKSS; encoded by the coding sequence ATGCAGGACACACGAAATGTGATTGATAAGTTCAAAGGCCGGAGTGAGGCGGAGATCGTAAAGGAGCTGGATGCCGAGGACCATGGCTTGGTGATTGCTCTGGAGAACACCGAGCGGGACTTCAATATGGGGACGATCGTCAGGAGCGCCAATGCGTTTGGCGTGCGGCAAGTGTACGTCATCGGTCGGCGGCAATGGAACAAGCGCGGCGCCATGATGACGGATAAATATCTGCACGTGCAGTATGTTAGTTCGACAGCCGAGTTTGTAGAGCTGATGCGGGCTGAAGGGAGAGCAATTATCGCGATTGATAATATCCCAGGCAGTGTCAATATGGCGGAGACGTCCTTGCCGCGTCGCGCGGTGCTCGTGTTTGGTCAAGAAGGACCGGGAATCTCCGAGGAGATGGCGCAAGCGGCAGACAAAATCATCGCCATCGAACAATTCGGCTCAACCCGCTCCATCAATGTCGGCGCGGCAGCGACTGTAGCGATGTATTGCTGGCTGCAGCAAAATGTGTTGGGAATAATAAAGTCTAGCTAA
- a CDS encoding helix-turn-helix domain-containing protein yields the protein MYIPTQNGIKRAVHSVRYAETAPPDTLAKLVHCFWWLQTDTLLPSDFHYHVLPDACVDIVFDLSSRRMATIMTPYTTSTTLNLGKSFRYVGIRLLPGVWRDDIANVVGGHIDVSQIGTQPIAEVYDRLCGRPSFAQQKVLVQFTKNLTAENVIAPNKYIMMILDQLDTIHTVADMANVVNLSPRQLQRIFKQMIGFSPHDFLKVVRLQQSFNQHYLTVYTDQSHFIRSFRRITGYTPKNYAGTFDV from the coding sequence ATGTATATACCCACCCAGAATGGGATAAAAAGAGCGGTGCATTCGGTACGATATGCCGAGACAGCACCGCCAGACACTTTAGCGAAATTAGTGCATTGTTTTTGGTGGCTACAGACTGATACGTTGCTACCGAGCGATTTTCATTACCATGTGCTGCCCGATGCTTGTGTGGATATCGTGTTTGATTTATCATCTCGTCGGATGGCGACGATTATGACGCCATATACCACATCGACTACATTAAATCTCGGTAAATCATTCCGTTATGTCGGTATACGGCTGTTGCCGGGTGTGTGGCGGGATGATATAGCAAATGTTGTGGGCGGTCACATTGATGTATCACAGATTGGAACTCAGCCGATAGCTGAAGTTTATGACCGTCTATGTGGGCGGCCATCTTTCGCCCAACAAAAGGTGCTGGTGCAATTTACCAAGAATCTAACTGCTGAAAATGTGATAGCACCAAACAAATATATTATGATGATTCTTGATCAGTTAGATACTATACATACCGTAGCGGATATGGCAAATGTAGTAAATCTATCGCCTCGGCAGCTTCAGCGTATTTTTAAGCAAATGATAGGTTTTTCTCCGCACGATTTTCTTAAAGTTGTTCGACTACAACAATCATTTAACCAGCATTATCTCACGGTATATACTGACCAATCGCACTTTATCCGCTCATTTCGGAGAATTACTGGCTATACACCGAAAAATTACGCAGGAACATTTGATGTCTGA
- a CDS encoding EXLDI protein, with amino-acid sequence MDYKEIKLNVSNDKIKEYKQFEGLKIYSDIFKSEDEKVLINKRIYITKKQNYVYYERTDVNWNYWSSERNYNSTFNPENDSKHNIIFEVSSELSDFIKYLGEEIIRKIELKQHNGEIVEILDI; translated from the coding sequence ATGGATTATAAAGAAATAAAGCTTAATGTTTCAAATGATAAAATTAAAGAATATAAGCAATTTGAGGGCTTAAAAATATATTCTGATATTTTTAAATCTGAAGATGAAAAGGTATTGATCAACAAAAGAATATATATTACAAAAAAACAGAATTATGTTTATTACGAAAGAACGGATGTAAATTGGAATTATTGGTCAAGCGAAAGAAATTATAATTCAACATTTAATCCGGAGAATGATAGTAAACACAACATTATATTTGAAGTTTCATCAGAATTAAGCGATTTTATTAAATATTTAGGAGAAGAAATAATTCGGAAGATTGAATTGAAACAGCACAATGGAGAAATTGTTGAGATATTAGATATTTGA
- a CDS encoding VOC family protein gives MKAMYPITITAKLNECKEFYVDTFGFSVVFEADWYIQLLHKPSGVELAFMKPDLDNQPAQLHAEFDGKGIVYSFEVDDAKSEYERVQKTSAEIYHPLTTEEWGQTHFMVTDPAGVTVDIVEQAK, from the coding sequence ATGAAAGCAATGTATCCAATTACCATCACGGCCAAATTGAATGAATGTAAGGAATTCTATGTAGACACATTTGGTTTTAGTGTGGTGTTTGAGGCAGACTGGTATATACAGCTGCTGCACAAACCGAGCGGTGTAGAGTTAGCTTTTATGAAGCCAGACCTCGACAATCAGCCTGCTCAATTACATGCTGAGTTTGACGGTAAGGGTATTGTTTATAGCTTTGAAGTCGATGATGCAAAGAGTGAATACGAGCGTGTGCAAAAAACCTCGGCTGAGATATACCATCCGCTGACCACCGAAGAATGGGGACAGACTCATTTTATGGTGACTGACCCTGCTGGTGTGACAGTTGACATAGTGGAGCAGGCAAAATAG
- a CDS encoding FAD-binding oxidoreductase: MNKVATYLNGHLTGEVLVNDLLLDAAQSDGSVLARRPEMIARPSNVNDIRKIMRFCSQLADKGHILSVVVRGAGTDSNGAATGGGVSLDMQAYMCHAKGIDPKQQLVHMQAGMKYSAVRELLSMHKSLALPEVSVVSQDGTIGGAIASGAVASSVGITTLFTDAISQMEIVLANGDVIQTGRINKRELAKKKGLSTLEGEIYRQVDNLLEDNQQIIDAIKRREKSTAGFWGITKVKGEDGSFDLTPLFVGSQGALGIISEVIMKAEYSSNDATVITATFGDMSEAQAAVDEALKHKVSKVDIIDGRIMARAASEGKKFSWAPREAFKGAAVIITMSEFSDRARGRAAKKLARKLENIHPVGLAIHDIQTQEVASLYTPLSFILHSTEERATCPAVFSGLWLPLERLDGFLSELRKVEAETKLALPVVVDAVNGYVDLLPVFNLHKVSERRVLLKLIPEIAKLVAESRGNVAGRYGDGRLKAGLMQATVSPDETAIYSQIKHIFDPANILMPDIKKEVPAKELADELNVWCRTKS, translated from the coding sequence ATGAATAAGGTTGCAACGTATCTAAATGGACATTTGACTGGAGAGGTTTTGGTCAATGATTTGCTATTGGATGCAGCGCAATCAGACGGTAGTGTCCTGGCACGTCGCCCAGAGATGATCGCTCGACCATCAAATGTCAATGACATCCGTAAAATCATGCGATTTTGTTCGCAGTTAGCTGACAAAGGCCACATCCTTTCCGTGGTTGTGCGCGGAGCAGGCACCGACAGCAATGGCGCTGCCACTGGCGGCGGTGTATCTTTGGATATGCAGGCATATATGTGTCACGCCAAAGGCATCGACCCAAAACAGCAATTGGTCCACATGCAAGCTGGCATGAAGTACAGCGCAGTACGCGAACTGTTGTCTATGCATAAGAGCTTGGCATTGCCGGAAGTTTCAGTTGTCAGTCAAGACGGAACCATCGGCGGGGCAATCGCTTCTGGCGCGGTGGCGTCATCTGTCGGCATAACGACCTTGTTCACTGACGCCATCTCCCAGATGGAAATTGTTTTAGCAAATGGTGATGTCATTCAGACTGGGCGCATCAACAAGCGCGAATTAGCAAAGAAAAAAGGTCTATCAACGCTAGAGGGCGAGATTTATCGTCAAGTGGATAACTTGCTGGAGGACAATCAACAAATCATCGACGCCATCAAACGCCGTGAAAAAAGCACAGCCGGATTTTGGGGAATCACCAAAGTCAAAGGCGAAGATGGTTCGTTTGACCTGACGCCATTGTTTGTGGGCTCTCAAGGCGCGTTGGGTATCATCAGTGAAGTGATCATGAAAGCAGAATACAGCAGCAACGACGCAACGGTCATCACGGCAACATTTGGCGATATGTCTGAGGCGCAAGCGGCAGTTGACGAAGCCCTGAAGCACAAAGTTTCCAAAGTTGACATCATCGACGGGCGAATCATGGCACGGGCTGCTAGTGAAGGCAAGAAATTCTCCTGGGCGCCACGTGAAGCGTTCAAAGGCGCAGCAGTCATCATCACCATGAGCGAGTTCTCTGACAGGGCTCGCGGGCGCGCCGCCAAAAAATTAGCTCGCAAGCTAGAGAATATTCATCCAGTTGGCTTAGCCATCCACGATATCCAAACCCAAGAAGTCGCTTCACTCTATACTCCATTGTCATTCATATTGCACTCAACTGAAGAACGTGCAACCTGTCCAGCGGTATTTTCAGGACTATGGCTGCCGTTGGAGCGATTGGACGGCTTTCTGAGCGAACTACGCAAAGTGGAAGCTGAGACCAAGCTGGCGCTGCCAGTTGTTGTGGACGCGGTCAATGGCTATGTTGATTTGTTACCAGTCTTCAACCTGCACAAAGTGAGCGAGCGTCGAGTACTATTAAAATTAATTCCAGAAATTGCCAAGTTAGTCGCCGAAAGCCGCGGCAATGTCGCTGGTCGCTACGGCGATGGTCGCCTGAAAGCTGGTTTGATGCAAGCAACCGTCTCACCAGACGAAACAGCCATTTATTCTCAGATAAAACACATTTTCGACCCAGCCAACATCTTGATGCCTGATATCAAAAAAGAAGTCCCGGCCAAAGAACTGGCTGACGAGCTCAACGTGTGGTGTCGCACGAAGTCATAG
- a CDS encoding DUF1905 domain-containing protein, translated as MAKPYTFTAEVCLFPQAGGWYYVAAPQEFTDELKPLAVRGLVAVEATVGGSSWQTSLLPMGDGSQFLALPAKVRQKEQITIGDVIEVSFVVR; from the coding sequence ATGGCAAAACCATATACATTTACAGCCGAGGTGTGCTTATTTCCGCAGGCTGGTGGCTGGTATTATGTTGCTGCGCCTCAAGAATTCACTGACGAGCTCAAGCCGCTCGCGGTGAGAGGTTTGGTGGCAGTAGAAGCCACGGTTGGCGGCTCATCATGGCAGACGTCACTATTGCCGATGGGTGATGGTTCGCAGTTCCTGGCGCTGCCCGCGAAAGTCCGTCAGAAAGAGCAGATCACCATCGGCGATGTAATTGAAGTTTCGTTTGTTGTGAGATAG
- a CDS encoding twin-arginine translocation signal domain-containing protein, with translation MCERHEGHTSAAFQCGSESEQQPLLERVTMSRRRFLGLSAAVGAGAGLVGSAGYQLGARYGGKPSQPKPQEAASSLPPYDIALGAVILQPEGHSNHRITSDIVKEIQQQTGWITDTTAGAYAFTKTPHWIDETPPDLPDGVFSDKLIEEIARSYHEKYKEILGDRAITAVMINGGDTEEKTYGGRAYQKPDDADGSYFPWFTANYNRAPSSIVAHEVGHGLGPELGKGLGHQLLMPNQIQGEDGELRTACAFDTIQNLVQAGFDLEKVPGDPSRVQQYASPFSVMGRPDLFEKSAHIISNTSNLSKNSRLLFSPPELKHLDPRRKVNDFEGHSETVRYSLSQEFDKRLGVVMPLPADHVLKKILPDIENIFFGPICGPLFDEQGNKIEHPIQKIGVFATWKDNRGTALLETSPFNLIDYTSQTESVNYADSQLGKSGVLVTSGYNLRDGVYINVRDLNSSESQEILRAERERVAERNQIIMNN, from the coding sequence ATGTGTGAACGTCACGAAGGTCATACTTCAGCTGCTTTCCAGTGTGGTTCGGAGTCAGAGCAGCAACCGTTATTAGAGCGGGTTACGATGTCTCGCCGTCGTTTTTTGGGACTTTCTGCGGCGGTTGGTGCCGGTGCTGGATTAGTAGGAAGCGCAGGATACCAGCTTGGGGCTCGATATGGAGGGAAACCTTCTCAACCCAAGCCACAGGAGGCTGCTAGTTCATTACCGCCATATGATATCGCTCTTGGCGCGGTGATTTTACAACCTGAGGGCCACAGTAACCACAGAATTACTAGTGATATCGTAAAGGAGATTCAGCAGCAAACGGGGTGGATAACTGACACGACTGCTGGAGCTTATGCATTTACGAAAACACCTCATTGGATAGATGAGACTCCTCCTGATCTTCCTGATGGGGTTTTTTCTGATAAATTAATAGAGGAGATTGCTCGATCGTATCATGAAAAGTATAAAGAAATACTGGGCGATCGTGCTATTACTGCTGTGATGATCAACGGTGGTGATACAGAAGAGAAGACCTATGGTGGCCGGGCCTATCAGAAGCCTGACGACGCAGATGGGTCATATTTCCCGTGGTTTACTGCTAATTACAACCGTGCTCCTAGTAGTATTGTTGCGCATGAAGTAGGTCATGGATTGGGTCCAGAGTTGGGCAAAGGACTGGGGCATCAATTGTTGATGCCAAACCAAATCCAAGGTGAGGACGGAGAGCTACGCACGGCGTGTGCGTTTGATACCATACAAAACCTTGTGCAAGCTGGTTTTGATCTGGAAAAAGTACCCGGAGACCCTTCTCGAGTACAGCAGTATGCTTCGCCGTTTAGTGTTATGGGGCGACCAGATCTATTTGAAAAGAGCGCTCACATTATCTCCAACACTTCCAATCTTTCCAAAAATTCCAGACTGCTATTTTCGCCACCAGAACTGAAACACCTTGATCCACGCCGTAAAGTTAATGACTTTGAAGGTCATTCAGAAACGGTTCGGTACTCATTGTCTCAAGAATTTGACAAGCGACTGGGTGTAGTCATGCCATTACCGGCTGATCATGTTTTGAAAAAGATTTTGCCAGATATAGAAAATATTTTCTTTGGACCAATTTGCGGACCACTGTTCGACGAACAAGGAAACAAAATCGAGCATCCTATCCAGAAGATTGGTGTATTTGCCACCTGGAAAGACAACCGTGGCACAGCATTGCTTGAAACGAGCCCATTTAACCTAATTGATTATACTTCTCAAACGGAATCAGTGAATTATGCGGATTCGCAATTGGGTAAATCGGGTGTTTTGGTGACCTCCGGATACAACCTTCGCGACGGTGTCTATATTAATGTTCGAGACCTCAATAGCTCAGAATCGCAGGAGATTCTTCGGGCTGAACGTGAACGGGTAGCCGAGCGCAACCAAATTATTATGAATAATTAG